A window of the Cannabis sativa cultivar Pink pepper isolate KNU-18-1 chromosome X, ASM2916894v1, whole genome shotgun sequence genome harbors these coding sequences:
- the LOC115701273 gene encoding beta-galactosidase 5: METFSFSKLLALFLMALFMAPELMICTVTYDRKAILINGQRKILISGSIHYPRSTPEMWEDLIQKAKDGGLDVIDTYVFWNVHEPSPGNYNFEGRYDLVRFIKTAQKVGLYVHLRIGPYVCAEWNFGGFPVWLKYVPGISFRTDNGPFKAAMQGFTQKIVEMMKNEKLYETQGGPIILSQIENEYGVESKQLGAAGRNYVNWAAKMAVGLDTGVPWVMCKEDDAPDPVINACNGFYCDSFTPNKPYKPKLWTEAWSGWYSEFGKANPHRPVEDLAFAVARFIQSGGSYINYYMYHGGTNFGRSAGGPFVATSYDYDAPIDEYGLIREPKYSHLRELHKAIKLSQQAIISSDATITKLGTYQQAHIFSGSRRCAAFLSNIHPSSPARVMFNNLHYDLPPWSISILPDCKNAVYNTARVGAQISHMQMSPTSTKLLSWESYDEDLSSLDESSTITTVGLLEQINVTRDSSDYLWYITSVNIPSSESFLRGGRKPTLSVQSAGDAVHVFINGKYSGSAFGTSERRQFTFTGPVDLHAGTNKVSLLSVTVGLPNIGMHFENWKTGIQGPVLLTGLDHGKKDLTFQKWSYQVGLKGESSNLVSPAGSKSVDWVRASLATGSQQALRWHKAYFDAPGGNEPLGLDMQSMGKGQVWINGQSIGRYWMAYAKDGCSSCNYAGTYRSSKCLTDCGGPTQRWYHVPRSWLKPRGNLMVVFEELGGDASKISLVKRSLTSICADAFENHPTIENYRIESEGGSSMDHAAKIHLKCEPGKTISSINFASFGTPFGSCGNFQQGKCHSPNSLYIIEKACKGRGDCAVAISSRNFGTDPCPGVLKRLTVEAFCSA, from the exons ATGGAAACTTTCTCATTTTCCAAGCTCTTAGCTTTGTTCTTAATGGCCTTGTTCATGGCTCCTGAGCTTATGATCTGCACTGTAACTTACGATAGAAAGGCCATTCTCATCAATGGCCAAAGGAAAATCCTCATTTCCGGCTCCATTCACTATCCAAGAAGCACCCCAGAA ATGTGGGAAGATCTTATACAGAAAGCTAAAGATGGTGGTTTAGATGTAATTGACACATATGTGTTTTGGAATGTCCATGAACCTTCTCCTGGCAAT tacaATTTTGAGGGGAGGTACGATCTTGTACGGTTCATAAAGACAGCTCAGAAAGTAGGGCTGTATGTTCATCTCCGTATTGGACCTTATGTCTGTGCCGAATGGAATTTTGG AGGATTTCCTGTGTGGTTGAAGTATGTGCCTGGTATCAGCTTCAGAACAGATAATGGACCTTTCAAG GCGGCAATGCAAGGATTCACTCAGAAAATTGTTGAGATGATGAAAAATGAAAAGCTATATGAAACACAAGGTGGTCCAATTATTCTTTCTCAG ATTGAAAATGAGTATGGGGTGGAGAGCAAGCAGCTTGGAGCTGCTGGACGAAACTATGTTAATTGGGCTGCAAAAATGGCTGTTGGGTTGGATACTGGAGTTCCATGGGTGATGTGCAAAGAAGATGATGCCCCTGATCCTGTG ATAAACGCATGTAATGGTTTCTACTGTGATTCTTTCACTCCCAACAAACCTTACAAACCTAAGCTTTGGACTGAGGCTTGGAGTGGCTG GTATTCTGAGTTTGGTAAAGCCAATCCCCATCGTCCTGTTGAAGATTTGGCATTTGCAGTTGCTCGCTTCATACAATCAGGTGGCTCATATATTAACTACTACATG TATCATGGAGGAACCAACTTCGGACGCAGTGCTGGAGGTCCCTTCGTTGCAACCAGCTATGACTATGATGCTCCAATAGATGAATATG GTTTGATTAGGGAACCAAAATACAGCCATCTCAGGGAGCTTCATAAGGCAATAAAGCTAAGTCAACAGGCCATAATATCCTCAGATGCAACTATTACAAAATTAGGAACATATCAGCAG GCTCACATATTTTCGGGGTCTAGAAGATGTGCGGCTTTTCTTTCAAACATCCATCCAAGCTCACCTGCCAGAGTGATGTTCAATAACCTGCACTATGATCTGCCTCCTTGGTCTATTAGTATCCTACCAGATTGCAAAAACGCAGTATATAACACTGCAAGG GTGGGAGCTCAAATATCACATATGCAAATGTCTCCCACAAGTACTAAGTTGCTCTCATGGGAATCTTATGATGAAGATCTTTCTTCTTTGGATGAGAGCTCAACAATAACAACTGTTGGCCTCCTGGAGCAGATAAATGTCACTAGAGATTCTAGTGACTATTTGTGGTACATAACCAG TGTCAACATTCCCTCATCAGAATCATTTCTTCGAGGAGGACGAAAACCAACCCTTAGTGTTCAGTCAGCTGGTGATGCTGTTCATGTTTTCATCAATGGGAAATATTCAG GCTCAGCCTTCGGGACTAGTGAGCGGAGACAATTTACATTTACTGGACCAGTTGATCTCCATGCTGGAACTAACAAAGTTTCACTTCTCAGTGTAACTGTTGGATTACCG AATATTGGAATGCACTTTGAGAACTGGAAAACAGGAATACAGGGTCCAGTTTTGTTGACTGGTCTTGACCATGGAAAGAAAGATTTGACATTTCAGAAATGGTCTTACCAG GTTGGCCTAAAAGGAGAGTCATCAAACTTGGTCTCTCCAGCTGGATCCAAATCAGTTGACTGGGTCCGAGCATCACTAGCAACCGGAAGCCAGCAGGCCTTGAGATGGCACAAG GCTTATTTTGATGCACCTGGAGGAAATGAGCCTTTGGGCTTAGACATGCAGAGCATGGGAAAGGGTCAAGTATGGATCAATGGTCAAAGTATCGGAAGATACTGGATGGCTTACGCGAAAGATGGCTGCAGCTCTTGTAATTATGCTGGGACATACCGGTCCTCAAAGTGTTTAACTGATTGTGGTGGACCAACCCAAAGATG GTATCATGTTCCAAGATCCTGGCTAAAGCCTAGAGGAAATCTAATGGTTGTTTTTGAGGAGCTAGGTGGGGACGCGTCCAAAATATCTTTAGTAAAAAGATCGCTGACAAGTATCTGCGCTGATGCATTTGAAAACCATCCTACCATTGAAAACTACAGAATTGAAAGTGAAGGTGGATCAAGCATGGATCATGCAGCTAAGATTCATCTCAAGTGTGAACCAGGGAAGACAATATCAAGCATTAATTTTGCAAGTTTTGGAACCCCTTTTGGAAGTTGTGGCAATTTCCAGCAAGGAAAATGCCATTCACCAAACTCCCTTTACATTATCGAAAAG